The following are encoded in a window of Sminthopsis crassicaudata isolate SCR6 chromosome 3, ASM4859323v1, whole genome shotgun sequence genomic DNA:
- the CHPF gene encoding chondroitin sulfate synthase 2, producing the protein MRASLLLSVLRPAGPVAVGISLGFTLSLLSVTWVEEPCGPGPPRPGDPDLPLRGYTNAARRPNSVQTSPDRERPEDAESWEPRVVPYRPTHSSQIPKKAVRTRYISTELGIRQRLLVAVLTTQDTLPSMGVAVNRTLGHWLEQVVFLTGTKSRREPLGMSVVELGEDGPIGRLHLALQHLLEKYGEEFDWFFLVPDNTYTEAHRLARLAGHLSLATASQLYLGRPQDFIGGESTSSRYCHSGFGVLLSRMLLQQLQPHLETCRNDIVSSRPDEWLGRCIFDVTGVSCTGEHQGVHYNSVELGGSGETLQEGDPHFQSALTAHPVRDPVHMYKLHKAFTRAELERTYQEIQELQLEIQNTSRLSVDGEQEASWPLGIPAPFRPSSRFEVLSWDYFTENRVFSCADGSPSCPLRGADRDDVADVLGAALEELNRRYYPALQLRKQQLLNGYRRFDPTRGMEYTLDLELEALTPEGARRHLTRRVQLLRPLSRVEILPVPYVTEASRLTVLLPLAAADLDLAPHFLEAFAAAALEPGDTAVALTLLLLYEPQQAQHATHADVFAPVKSRVAELEQRYPGSQVPWLSVQTAAPAPLRLLDLLSKKHPLDTLFLLAGPATVLTSDFLNRCRMHAIAGWQAFFPMHFQAFHPAVAPPQGPGAPELGRDTGHFDRHVASEACFYNSDYVAARGQLAKAWGGEEELLEGLDLYELFLKFSGLHVLRAVEPALRQPYRHQLCGGQPGPHQEQLCRQSVLEGLGSRAQLAMLLFEQEQGNST; encoded by the exons ATGCGGGCTTCGCTGTTGCTGTCGGTGCTGCGGCCCGCGGGGCCCGTGGCCGTGGGCATCTCTCTGGGCTTCACCCTGAGCCTGCTCAGCGTCACCTGGGTAGAGGAGCCCTGCGGCCCGGGCCCGCCCCGCCCCGGGGACCCCGACCTGCCCCTCCGCGGTTACACCAACGCAGCCCGCCGACCCAACTCGGTGCAGACCAGCCCGGATCGCGAGCGGCCCGAAGACGCGGAGAGCTGGGAACCCCGTGTGGTGCCCTACCGCCCCACGCACTCCAGCCAGATCCCCAAGAAAGCAGTCCG GACCCGATACATCAGCACGGAGCTGGGCATCCGCCAGCGGCTGCTTGTGGCTGTGCTCACCACCCAGGATACCCTGCCCTCCATGGGTGTGGCAGTGAACCGAACCCTGGGACATTGGCTGGAGCAGGTGGTGTTCCTGACTGGCACGAAGAGCCGCAGGGAGCCCCTGGGCATGTCGGTGGTGGAGCTAGGGGAGGATGGACCCATCGGCCGGCTTCACCTGGCTCTTCAGCACCTCTTGGAGAAGTATGGGGAAGAGTTTGACTGGTTCTTCCTGGTGCCCGACAACACCTATACGGAGGCCCACAGGCTAGCCCGGCTGGCTGGTCACCTCAGCTTGGCCACAGCCTCCCAGCTCTACCTGGGCCGGCCTCAAGATTTCATCGGGGGAGAATCCACCTCCAGCCGATACTGTCACAGTGGTTTTGGGGTGCTGCTATCCCGCATGCTCCTGCAGCAACTACAACCGCACTTGGAGACTTGCCGAAATGACATTGTCAGCTCTCGGCCGGATGAATGGCTGGGCCGTTGTATCTTTGATGTCACCGGGGTCAGCTGTACAGGCGAGCACCAG GGCGTGCACTATAACTCCGTGGAACTGGGCGGTTCCGGGGAGACGCTGCAGGAGGGGGATCCCCACTTCCAGAGTGCCCTGACTGCCCACCCAGTGCGGGACCCCGTGCACATGTACAAGCTGCACAAGGCTTTCACGAGAGCCGAGCTGGAGCGCACCTATCAGGAGATCCAGGAGCTGCAG TTGGAGATTCAGAACACCAGCCGGCTCTCTGTGGACGGGGAGCAGGAGGCATCGTGGCCTTTAGGCATCCCAGCCCCATTCCGGCCCTCGTCCCGATTCGAGGTGCTGAGCTGGGACTACTTCACGGAGAACCGAGTCTTCTCCTGCGCGGACGGCTCTCCCAGCTGTCCTCTGCGAGGAGCGGACCGTGATGACGTGGCCGACGTGCTGGGGGCTGCCCTGGAAGAGCTGAACCGACGGTACTACCCGGCCCTGCAGCTTCGAAAGCAGCAGCTGCTCAATGGCTACCGGCGCTTTGACCCGACCCGGGGCATGGAGTACACGCTGGACTTGGAGTTGGAGGCCCTCACCCCGGAGGGCGCCCGCAGGCACCTCACCCGCCGAGTGCAGCTGCTGAGGCCGCTGAGCCGCGTGGAGATCCTGCCCGTGCCCTACGTGACCGAGGCGTCCCGGCTCACCGTGCTCTTGCCGCTGGCGGCAGCCGACCTGGACCTGGCGCCCCACTTCCTGGAAGCCTTCGCCGCGGCCGCGCTGGAGCCGGGGGACACGGCCGTGGCGCTGACCCTGCTGCTGCTCTACGAACCGCAGCAAGCCCAGCACGCGACGCACGCGGACGTCTTCGCTCCGGTGAAGAGCCGCGTGGCCGAGCTGGAGCAGCGGTACCCCGGCTCCCAAGTGCCCTGGCTCAGCGTGCAGACGGCGGCGCCCGCGCCCCTGCGCCTGCTGGACCTGCTCTCCAAGAAGCACCCGCTGGACACGCTCTTTCTGCTGGCCGGCCCAGCCACGGTCCTCACTTCCGACTTCCTGAACCGGTGCCGCATGCACGCCATTGCCGGCTGGCAGGCCTTCTTCCCCATGCACTTCCAGGCCTTCCACCCCGCCGTGGCCCCCCCGCAGGGCCCGGGGGCCCCCGAGCTGGGCCGGGACACGGGGCACTTTGACCGCCACGTAGCCAGCGAGGCCTGCTTCTACAACTCGGACTACGTGGCGGCCCGGGGCCAGCTGGCCAAGGCTTGGGGCGGAGAAGAGGAGCTGCTCGAGGGCCTGGATCTGTACGAACTGTTCCTCAAGTTCTCGGGCCTGCACGTGCTGCGGGCCGTGGAGCCTGCCCTGCGGCAGCCCTACCGACACCAGCTCTGCGGGGGGCAGCCCGGCCCCCACCAGGAGCAGCTCTGCCGCCAGAGCGTCCTGGAGGGCCTGGGCTCCCGGGCCCAGCTGGCCATGCTGCTCTTCGAGCAGGAGCAAGGGAACAGCACCTGA
- the TMEM198 gene encoding transmembrane protein 198 — protein MSGTVETLRFQLLPPEPDETLWGVSCEQPVERRYQALPSLVCTMCCLFGVVYCFFGYRCFKAVLFLTGLLFGSVVIFLLCYRERVLETQLNAGASAGIALGIGLLCGLVAMLVRSVGLFLVGLLLGLLLGAAALMGSGPFYQPGSVWGPLGLLLGGGLLCALLTLRWPRPFTTLATAVAGAALIAAAVDYFAELLLLGRYAAERLRAASVPPLCWRSWALLAVWPLLSLMGVLVQWRVTAEGDSHTEVVISRQQRRVQLMRIRQREERKEKRRRKRPPRAPSRGARAPPKPGPPDSGYRRRPVPVKRFNGDVLSPSYIQSFRDRQTGSSLSSFVAPPVDLDYECGSTVPLTAGSGPPVRV, from the exons ATGTCCGGCACTGTGGAGACACTACGGTTCCAGCTGCTGCCCCCTGAACCAGATGAAACTCTCTGGGGTGTTTCCTGTGAGCAGCCCGTGGAGCGGAGATACCAGGCACTGCCCTCCCTCGTCTGCACCATGTGCTGCCTCTTCGGTGTTGTCTACTGCTTCTTTG GTTACCGCTGCTTCAAGGCTGTGCTTTTTCTCACGGGACTCCTGTTTGGTTCAGTGGTCATCTTCTTGCTCTGTTACCGAGAGCGGGTGCTGGAGACGCAGCTGAATGCGGGGGCAAGTGCGGGCATTGCGCTGGGCATCGGCCTGCTGTGCGGGCTGGTGGCCATGCTGGTGCGAAGCGTGGGGCTCTTCCTGGTCGGCCTCTTGCTCGGGCTGTTGCTAGGGGCAGCTGCCCTCATGGGCTCCGGCCCCTTCTACCAGCCGGGCTCTGTATGGGGGCCCCTGGGGCTGCTGCTGGGAGGGGGCCTGCTGTGTGCCCTGCTCACCTTGCGCTGGCCCCGGCCATTCACCACGCTGGCCACAGCTGTGGCCGGGGCTGCCCTTATCGCCGCCGCTGTGGACTACTTTGCCGAACTGTTGCTGCTGGGGCGCTATGCTGCAGAGAGGCTCCGGGCGGCCTCGGTGCCTCCGCTCTGCTGGCGGAGCTGGGCCCTCCTGGCTGTCTGGCCCCTGCTCAGCCTGATGGGCGTCCTGGTGCAGTGGAGAGTCACAGCTGAGGGGGACTCCCACACTGAGG TTGTGATTAGCCGGCAGCAGCGGAGAGTACAATTGATGCGGATTCGGCAGCGTGAGGAgcggaaggagaagagaagaaggaagagaccCCCTCGGGCTCCTTCTCGGGGGGCCCGGGCCCCACCAAAGCCCGGCCCTCCAGATTCTGGCTATCGACGAAGGCCTGTGCCTGTCAAACGCTTCAATGGAGACGTGCTCTCCCCT AGCTACATTCAGAGTTTTCGGGACCGGCAGACAGGGAGTTCTCTGAGCAGTTTTGTGGCACCCCCAGTAGACCTGGATTATGAATGTGGTTCCACAGTGCCGCTGACTGCTGGCTCAGGACCCCCTGTTCGAGTATAG